The genomic interval ACTTTTTCCAATACTTCTAGCTTATTTAAAGCATTTCCATCTATTTTTTCTATTGACTCTAATTTATTTAAAGTCTCAGTAGTAGCATTATTTAATTTTTTATTTTCTTCTAAACTTAGAATAGAGTTTTCTTTTAAGACAGAAAGATTCTCATTCCACAACGAAAAATTTTCTATACTTTTATCATATTTCCTATTAAGGTCATCTAATATTCCTAATTTTAATAAAGAACTTTCATAAAAATTATTAGTTTTTTCTTGCTTTTCATTAAGTACTTTTAACTCATCCTTAATTTCTTCAAATTTTTTTAAATTTTTATTTTCATTGTTATTAAAAAAATCAGTTAAATTTTTTAGGCTATCATTATTTATTGTTTGATTATCTAAAAAACTATTAAATTTTTCACTAATTGCTTGTAACTCTTTTATTTGTAATTTTAATAAAGGAATTTCATCATCTTCATCATCTATATCTTTTTTATCTTTAAATGAATACCAAACATTAAAGAAAACAGCTAAAGAAGTTCCAATTAAAGAAGTCCAAAAAGCAGTTTTTAAACCTTGTAACAATAAGGGAACACTTTTTTCAATTTCATTTGAATTAAAATCAGCAAGTCCAATACAAATACCAGCAAATGTACCTATTACTCCTAATACAGGTAATAAATTTATATAGAAATTTCTTTTTTCTTTATCATTGATTTTATTATTTTTTATAATATGAACTATAATATAGCCCATTACAAAATAAATAATCAAATCAGAAATTGTCAAAGAAACCCCAATATATTGACCAATATTAAAAGCTAAGAATTTAAAAATATACCCCATTTTTTATCTCTCCCCTTTATTTTTGAGTATCTATTATTTTTTTATAATTTTGCCCAGCTATACAACAATCTTCACATATAAATTTATAGAATTTTTCAAATTGATAAGTACGATTCGTAACTGCTGTTATTTCCTGACCATTTATATCTTCTAATAAACAAGTATAAGATCCTTTATACTCTTTAGTTTTATTAGTTATTTCTACTTTACCCAATTTTTTTAACATTTTTGCATTAATAATAGAAGTTTTTAAATCATTATTATCTTTATTTTGTATTTTTAAAGTATAAAAAGCCTGTATAAATCTTCTTAAAAAATTATCCATAATATCTTTTCTAACTTCTTTTAATTTTTCAAAATTAATAAATCTTTCTTTATCTACATGAACATGTAAAGATTCATTTCTTAAATCTAATAAACCTCTTTTGTAAAATTCATCTACTAAATTCTTAAAAACCATATTTTGTTGTAATTTAATTAAAAGTCTCCCTAATGTAACATTGTCCTCAAATTCATCTGTAATTATTTTAGCATTGCACATTTTAGAATAATAATCTCTTAATTCTCCTTCAAGAGCAATTATATAAGCTACTGAACAATATTTTAAATTTCTCTTTTTTAATATTGGTTGATTATCAATATTAATATAATTTATTTCAGCATCAACTAATTCATTTTGAGTTGTTTTATTAGCCCTTGGAAATTTATCTTCAATATCTTTCTCAATTTTTTCAGGATTAATTAAATTTTCAATTATTTTAGGTTCTTCTTTATCTTTTTTCTCTGTATCTACTTCTTCTTGCTTAGTGTTCCCTCCTTTTTTTAAATCTTCAAATTTTGATAAAGTTTCTTTTCTTAAACTTTGTAATTCAGATATAAGCCTCTGTTCAATTTCTTTTATTTCTTTGATAATATCATATCTTTTACTTTCATTTTCAGTTGTTATATTTTCATTAGTTGATAACTCTCTTCCAAAAATAATATCGAAATTATTATTTTCAAAATCTAAGTTTATAAAGTCATCTTCACCAAAGAATGAAAAAATAGGACTTTCTTTATATAAAGAAGATAAAAATAAAAGTTCAGTTGCCCTTGTCATAGCAACAAACAATAATTTCTTCCCTTCCTCTATTATTTCATCATTGCTCTTTAATGGGAAAATTTTCTTACTTGGAAAATATTCATCATTTAAACCTAAGATAAAAACAACTTTACTTTCTATTCCTTTTGCAGAATAAAAAGTTGTTAAATTAATAGAATTACTATTTTCATTTTTTGTAGTTATTGGAAATTTATTTTTAAGCTTTTCTTCTAAATTTGTAGTAAATTGAGAAATTATTGTAAAATCACTATATTCATATTGATATTTATTAACAAGAATATCAATTATAGTAATAACATTATTAATTTCTTCTTCCAAAGTTCTTGATTTCAATCTTAAAGGCTTTATTCCTCTTTCATCAATTGAAATATTATTACTCTTATAGCAATTATTATCTAATAATTTTTCTGCAGCAGAATAAATTTCCTCAACATTTCTATAACATCTATTTAAATATAAAACATTTTCTTCTTTGATTTCAAAGTTAGCATCTTCTAGGTTTCTTTCATTATTTAAGCACCATGCTTTTTCGATATTAATTGTTTGATTGATATCCATAAAAAATGTAATTGAAGATTCTGTATTATTATCAATATTAGAAATCAACTTAATAAATTCTAAATGTAATTTTGAAAAATCTTGTGCTTCATCAATAATTATATGGTCAAAATAATTTTGCTCATCAAGAAAAAGATCTTTTCTTCTTAAATAATATAAGGCAGAAATCATATAATCATGATAGTCTTGAAAGTATTCTACTTCATTTTCAACTTTTCTATAATAACCTAAAATATCTAATACCTCTTGCTTTTGAGATAAATCTATTTTTTTTAGACTACCTCTTTCTAGTCTTTTATTCTTTAAATATTCTTCTTTAGTAAAATCACAATTTCTTAACCAATCAATTTCAGATAATAAAAAATCTCTATCCATTCTATAAAAAGAAGAGTTCTTATTATGTTTTTTGTATTCATCTATAGCAAGTGACATTCTACTTTCTCTATCAAATTTATTTTTTGGATATTTATTTTTTCTTCCTTTTATTTCTTTCAATTTTTCTCTCAAAGCAGGACTAGTTAGGCAATTTTTTATATAATTATCTATATGATCAATAACTATCTTATTTTTTAATAAAGAATATTCATCAAAAGTTCCAAATAATCTTCTAATTTCATAGCCTAAACTTTTATTATAATAAAGAAATAAAACTTTTTTATTATATTTTTCTGCTAAAAGAATAGCTTTTTTAATTGCAACTAAAGTTTTTCCACTTCCAGGGCTCCCATTTACTTGAATTACATCATTTTTGTCGTATTCAAAAATACTTTTTTGTTCATTTGAAAAAATAAAATTTGACATTTCCCCTCCATATTATCAAATAAATATAAAATCATATGTTTTATTATAGTGTTTTTTTTTTTTTTTTCAACCAATAATTTTGAAGATATTACTTTTTTGAAAAAATAAAAAAGAATTTTTAATTCAAATAAAAGTGCATAAAAAAATGGTATCAATAGAAAACTCTTCTATCAATACCATTTATTATATAACTTTAATCTTATAGATCATGTGGAACAAATACTGGAGGTAAAGCTCCTTCTTTTGCTTCAACAACAATTCTTATAAAATCTAAGTTAATTAAAGCTTTTTCCTTTTCATCAGTTTCTATAAGAGCGAAACCATCAGCAACCTCTAAAATAGTTGCATCTTTAAATTTATGATTTACAGTGGCAATATGACATTTTTTCCAAGCTAACTTTTCAAGTAATGCTTTCATTTAAAACCTCCTATATAAATTAAAATAATATAACTCATTGTAGCACTTTTTTTTATAAAATCAAAAAAATATTTTAATCCCTAAAATTATTTGCTTCAAGAATTCTATAGTATTCATTACCTTTTAACATTAATTTATTAACAATTAATTTGTAATTTATATTTTGTTCATACCTATTTTCAGATAGAGCAGGAAATTCAGTATTATTTATTTCATCTTTTATGTAATAAGTATAATATTTCTTTTTCTTTATATCAATTTTATTGTAAGAAGTTTCAAGCTTTCCTATAATAATAAATTCATCTATTCCTTTATTTGTTTTAAATTTTTTAAATGCTTTTATAAATTTAGGAAGCAGCTTTTCTTTAACTAATTCTCTAGTTTCAAGTAAATCATTATAAGTGTAATCACTATAATCATGGGCTAAATCATTTCTTTCATTGAAAACTTTATGTTTATAACATTCATGGACTGGAGTTTTAAATTCACTATAGTCTTTTAATTTATTTAGAATAGTATAAAGTTTCTCACTTTTACTGTAAGATTCATTTAAAACTTTTTCCTGAATGGTAGCATAATAAGTTCTTATCTCGCATTCAAGAGATTTCAAATACTCAAAACTTTCACTTCCAAAATAATCATCGTTTTTATCAGCTCTTAAAAAAAGTTTTTCAGCTTTTAGTAAACCTATTTTAGTTGATTTATGTGCTGAAGGAAATTTTGTTTCTATTTCATTCTCAATTTCTTTATTATCTATACTTTTTTCATTTTTATCAGGTTTTAAATTTTCTATTTCTTTTTGTATAGCTGTATCACTAGCTTTTTCTTCTTCTACAACTTCCTTTATTTCAAAAAATTTACTATGATTTTTCTCTATATTCTCATTTTTATTTATTTCCTTATTAAAAACACTATAGAAGTCATTAGAATCTGTGTCTATATTGATAAAGTCATTTTCAAAATCAAAAACTTCTAATAATTTTTTTTGATATTCTGATAGCTCAATTTTTAAAGAAGAGACTATTAAAACCTCTGTTGCTCTTGTCATACCAATATATAATAGTTTTTTAAGTTCATCTAAAATTTCTTCTCTTGTTTTATCTGGATATAAGTCAGTTAATTCATCTGCATTAAGCTCATCTATATTAGGGATAAAAATTACTTTATTTTCAGTTCCTTTTGCTGAATGGTAAGTTGTAATATTAATTCCTTCACCAATTTCATTTTTACTTACATAACTTATATGTTCTTTCTGTAAGGAACTTTTTATATCTTTTATACTTTGGTCTTTTAAACTTATAATTGAAATATCATCATACTTATAATTAAACTCATTTACTAAAGTTTTAATATCTTTACATAAGTTATTAAGTCTATCTTCTGAATCAGAATATTTAATAAAAAATGGCTTAATTCCTCTGTCTACACTAAAAGTTAAAGTTAAATTTTGATTTTTAGTATCAGGAATATCTCCAACTTCAATTTCAGGATTAAGTTTTTTAGCCACATCAAAAATTTCTTTTACATTTCTGTATGCTCTGTTTAAAGTAAAGCTTTTATTTATGTTGATACCTACTTGTTTTAAAGTTCTATTTCCAAATATCCAAGCTTGTTCAGGATATATACTTTGATTTTTATCCATAAATAAAGATATTGTATTTCCAGAAGTTTTTGAAATTTCACAAATTAAATTTATAAATCTAAAGTGAATTTTTGATAAATCTTGAGCCTCGTCTACTATGACATGATTATACTTTTTTACTTTATTTCTATTTTCTTCTTTTTCAAAATAAAATAGGAATAAGAAAGCAATATCATAAAAATCTGTGTATCTCAATGTGTCTTTTTTCCCACCTCTATATAAATTCAGAATTCTATAAATTTCTTCTTTCTCTTCTTTTTGTAATTTTTTTTGATTTCCTCTACCATATCTTGTAATTTCAAGATATTCTTCTTTTTTCATATAGCAACAATTTCTAAGCCAATCTATTTCACTCAAAACAAATTCAGCATCTTCTGGAGAAAATTTTTTTAATTCTTCTTTTTTAGCAATTAAAATCTTTTCAATTCTCTCTTTTCTTTCTTTCATAAAAGTTCTTACAAAATTTTTATCATTGTTAGCTTTTTTTAAATATTCAAAAAATTCATGATTATTTTTATTTAAATACTCTCTAACAAAAAAACTATCAATACTTTCAAATTCTATTTTATCTTTTACATTTTCATAATCTTTCTCTGCTTCAAATAAATTCTTGATAGTTTTCTTTAAACTTTTATTATAAAAAAGAAATAAGATTTTATCATCTTTTTCGGCATATTTATAATCTTTAGCTAAAAAGATAGCTCTTTTTACAGCAACCAAAGTTTTTCCGCTACCAGGTCCCCCATTAACCCGAATAACTCCATTTTCTGGATATCTAGCAACAGATATCTGTTCATTAGATAAAATTATTTCACTCATTTAAACCCCTCTTCCTTGTATTTATTTTCTTTTAAATACCCATCTTTGTTGAATAAAATAACTTAATAAGAATAAAATACTATCCACAACTATTTTGATACTTGTTTCAGGATATTTAGTATGTTTCCAAACTAAAGTAACAAAGAAAGCTGATATTAACATTTGTACAGCACAAAGACTATAGTATTTTAAAAGAGATTTTTTAGTATTTTTCTCATATTTAAAAACAAATTTTTTGTTTAAATAAAAATTAAAAGTTGAAGATATTATTCTTGCAACTACTGTTGCAATAGTTATAACTGCTGCTCCCTCTATATTTCTGAAAGCTAATAATAAAGCTAAAATCCATTTAAAAGATAGTATATCTAAAATAAATGATGAAACAGCAGAAGCTATATATTTTAAAAATGGTGATAAAGTTACTTTGTATATTTTTATTGAGTCTATTATTGGATTAAAATGTGTTTCTGAATTATCATCGAAGTATATAGTTTCAATCACAACTTCCTTTATAGGAATTTCTTTTTGGAAACAAAAAATTAACATCTTTGTTTCATATTCAAATCTTTCACCAGCTATATCTAGAAAATCTTTAATGATAGCAGTTGGAAAACCTCTCAAACCTGTCTGAGTATCTGAAATGTTCTTTCCATAGAATAATTTAAAAGCTCCATTTGTAATTTTGTTACCAAATTTACTTTTAGGTGGAACTTGTTCCAAGTCAAAGTCTCTACAACCTAGAATTAATGTATCAGGATTTTCTTCGACTTCCTTTGCAAGTTTTATAACATCTTCAACTCTATGTTGTCCATCAGAATCAGCTGTAACTACTCCATTATACTCATCTAAGTTAGGTAAAGTTAAAAAATAGTTGAAAGCATTTTTTAATGCTCTTCCTTTACCAAAGTTTTTAGCATGTCTAAATACTTTTATGTTTGCATCTGGAAACTTTTCTATTGTTTCAAATATTTCCTTAAATTCCTCCTTACTTCCATCATCAACTAAAAGAATATCTTTTAAATTATTATCTAATAAAGATTTAACATAATCGATTAATTGTTTTGGCGGATTTAAAGCCGGTATTAATACTAAAGTTTTTTTCATTTATTTTTTCCCCCTTGAAATACATCTAATTAATTTTTTACATTGTATCATTAAAAAATTAAAAATTGATTAAAATTTATTTAAGATGTAATTTTAGAAGGAAAAATTATTAGTTTAGATATTTCTTTTATGAATATTTATAAATTCTAAAATCTCTTCATAAGTTTTTAAAGAAGCTGCTATTTTTAGACCCAAATCTGTAAGTTCATCATCATTACATGTTAATTCTATTTTATTAATTTCTAAAAAAACTAACATAATTAAAACACCAATTCTTTTATTTCCATCAAGAAAAGGATGGTTTTTAGTTAGAGAATAAGCTAATCTTGCAGCTTTTTCTTCCACAGTAGGATAATTTTCTAGTCCAAAATATACACCATAAGCATTATTTAAAGCACTTTCTAAAAGTCCATCGTCTCTTACACCATCAATACCACCAAATTTATTAATTAATTGAGAATGTAGATTTAAAATTTGTTCTTTAGATAATATAATCATTTTGCTAACACCTCAAAAGTTTTTTCAAATTTTTTCATAATTTTTAAAGCAATTTTTTTTAATTCCTCATCTTTAGCAAGTTTATTTTCACTAACATCTGAGACTTTTTTATTTATTTTTTCTGTCATTTTATACCACCTTACAAAATTATAATTCAATAGAATATTTTGAATTTTTAAGCTAATTATATCATTTATTTAGTAGCTAAGCAATTAGAAAACTTATCTATTAATTAATAATAAAAACGATAGTATAATAAACTATATGTATTATTTAAAAGTTATTAAAATTTAAAATAAGAAAATATTATTTTTTTAAAAAATAATATAAATTATTTGAAAAAAGTGCTATAATGAAAATATAAAGAAGAAATATTCATTTTAGGGAAAGTGCTTCCTATGGATGTAGTTCTTGAAACAGATTCATTAAAAATAAAAAAATTTAAAAGGAGTGATATTATGAGTTACCTTTTAACAAGCATGGAAGAAGTTAGAAAAGAAAATGAAAAAAAACAAAGAATATTAGAGCTAAAAGAAGCTATTAAAAAAGCTGAAGCTGAGTGGAATACCTCAGATGTAGAAAAATTAAAAAAAGAATTAAGAGGTTTAACAAATGAAAGTTTCTTGACTAAAATTTTTAAATCTGATGGTAGATATTAAAGAGAAATATGAGAGGATTTTTAAGAATAAAAAATTAAAAAATCCTCTCTTTTTATTCTTTAAAAATTAAATTGATTAAAAGTTTATCTCCTTTTGATTAATTTATTCTATAATTTGTATTTTTCTTTAAAATGATTGACAAATAAAGAAAAAGACTAGTATAATACTATATGTATTATTTACAACTTATTTTTAGAAAAAATAAAAATAAAATTTTATTTTAAAAAAATGACATAATCTGTCAGAAGAAGTTGTTATAATAAAGACATAAAGAAAAATATTAATTTTATTTTAAGGGGAAAAGTAAAATAAAAATAAATAATTTAGGAAAAAATAAAAAATTAGGAGGGATTTAAATGAATAAAATACTGGTATTTAGTATTGTTGGGGTTATAATTTTAATTGTTTTTTTATTTTTCTTTATAAAAAATAGAAAAAAAAGTGATGATAATTCAATGGAGGAATTTATTATCTCTCAAGAAGAAAACAATAAAAAATCTTCTCAGAAAAGAGAACCTAAAATTAATATTATAGCTGTTGATTTTAAAGTTGTAGGAAATAAAGATAAATATACAATTTCTTTTAAGGGAGATAAAATTCAATTTTTTGTTAAAGATAATGAAATTGTTGGTTTTTTAGATGTTGAAAAAGCTAATAAAATTTACTATTATGAAAAAGATGAAATAAAAGAAGGTGAAGATAAAAATGTCTAAATTTTATTCATTAGTACAAAATATAGAGAAATTAAGAAAAGAAATAGATGATATACAAAAAAGTGATGATGAAGTAAAAAAAGAGCAAGAAAATAAAACAGTTGAAGTAGGAATAGTAATACCAGGTATTTTTAATTTTAGCAGTAAAAATATTTCTAATGAGATATATCAAGGTAAAGATGACAAAGATGAAATTAAAAATATATATAATATTTGTAATCAAAATTATACAAAACTAACTAATGAGATAACTCATGTTAATGTTAAAAGAGAAGAACTATGGAAAAATATTAGAGATATACAAGAATATCTTAGTAATTTAGGAATCTTAACAGAAAATAAAACTGATTATAGTGAATTTACATTAGAGAATATAGAAATTCCAAAACTTGACAAGGAAATAAATTTTTTAAACAATAAATTAGAAGTTTTAGAAAGAGATGCTAGAAAAAATGATATAGAATATGAAAAATATGAAGGATTCCTTAATACTACTATAAATAGAGTTATAAATCCTTTTGGAAGTGTAAAGGCTGAAAGAAAATTAGAAGCAATTAATATAGCACAAAAAAAATTATATGTAACTCTAAGATTTTATTTTGACTATTATAAAGATAGTTTAAAATTACAAAATCCATATCTTGAAGAATGTATAAAAACAGCAAAACTTTACAGAGAAAGTTTAAATTCTTTGTTGGATACAATGGATAAAAAAATATTACCTTTCTTAGAAATATCAAATTTATTTCTAAAATCTCTAATTATAAAAGAATTAGTTAAAGAAAATAAACTAAATGAAAATATGAATTTAAAAGATATTGAGTCTCCAAAAACTATTGGCAATTTAAAAGATACAAAATACAATATTTATTATACTTTTTTTGAAAATCTTTTTCATTTATACACTTCAATAGAGCTAGCTTTTAAAGAAAATATACTTACTAATTTAATGTTTTTTAAAAATAATTATTTAGAAGAAGGAGAACTACAAGATATTGAAAGTAAAATTAGAGATTCAGCAAAAACTTATCCAGAAATTGGAACTTTTGATTGGATAATATCAATAGACACTAGTGATGAAGAATATATTTATTCAACTAAAGATATCAAATTCTTGAATTATTCTAAATCTATAAAGGAAGCAGAAGAAAAAATAGAAGCTATAAATGACAAAATTAATGATGTAAAGAAAAATTTAGAAGAAATAGAAAAAATTTCTAATGAATTGAAGTAGGAGTTTATATGGAAAAAAATTTTAAAAATTTATTTGATGAAAGAAAAAAATTATGTAAAGAATTAGATAAAACATATATTGATATGATAGAAAATATAAATAATAGAGTAAAAGAATTAGATAATCTAGAAAAAGTATTGCAAGAAGATTTCCTTAAAGCATGTGCTATGGATGTTGCAGGTGAAACAGTTAGAACCTTTTTTGATACAGGTGACTATAACATAACAGCTGATCAATTATATGATAGAATAGTTAATTTCTCTTATGATGATAAAAATGATCCTCTATCTAATACATTAGAAGTAAATAAAAAAAATATATATAACTTAGAAAATTCAAAGGAAAGTAAAGAAAACTTACTAAAAGAAATAGGTGAACCTGAAAAATTATTTAAAAAAAGAATAGTTATAGATGAGAATGGGAAAGAAAGAAAAGAGTATGAAGATAAGGATATGATACAAAAGGGAAAAAATAAATATAGAAAAGATTATGATGAAATAGGAAATGCTAAAAATATCGATGTTGATCATACTCTGACACTTGCTCAAGCAAAAGTACATGTAAAATATTTAAAAGAGGGTGGAGAAAAGGCAATTAAAGAATTTTATAATTCAGAAGATAATTTTCAAATGCTGGGAAGAACTGCTAATCAATGTAAGGGAGATGCAAAAGTTTTTCTTAAAGATGAAAATGGAAATTATGTAAAAGATAAAGATGGAAATAAAATTGACATTAGTTATAAGGCAACTCCAGAACAGATGACTGAAGCAATAATTGAAAAATTAGAAGGGGGTAAAAATAGAGATCCAAAAACTACTCAAAAATTAAAAGATGAAGGAATTTTAGACGAAAATGGAAAAGTAAAGCCTGAGGTCAAAAGAAAAATAAAAGAAGGGATAAAAAAGTCTCAAGACAAAGAAGGAGAAGTAACTTATAAAAATATTGATAAAGCTAAGGTTGCAAAAGATGCTGGAAAAGAAACTATTAAACAAGTAGGAAAGTTGATTTCAGGTCAATTAATATATTACTTAGTTCCACCTATAATCTATGAAATAAAAGAAAATATAAAAAATAAAAATAATGAAGATAGTACATTAGAAAATTTAAAAAATTCGGCTGAAAAGATAATTGAGTATGTAAGTTCAAAAATTGGAAAAATTTTAGCTAATATATTTCCTAATGGAATAAAAAAATTCTTAAAAAATTTCTTTGATATCATAATAGAAATAGTAAAAGGTGCTTTAAAAAAACTCTTAAAAATAGCAAAACAACTTTTAATTACAGTAGTGGATGCAATAAAAATATTATTCGATAACTCTAAATCTTTCCTTGAAAAAATGGATGCTATATTACAATTAGTCGCTGGAATTTTTGTAAATATTGCTATTGGAATATTGGGAGAATACATTCAAAAACAATTTATGATTCCTGAAATGTTTTGGTTTCCATTAGAAATGATTATTAGAATAATTTTGAGTAATTTTATTATGTTATTATTAAAAAAATTAGATTTATTTGGTGTAAATAGAAAAATAAAAATTGAAAAAGTTAGAGTGATTTTTGAAGAAGAAAGAGAAAAAGCAGATTTAGAGTTACAAAAAAAATTAGATAATGTAAACTACAATAATC from Fusobacterium pseudoperiodonticum carries:
- a CDS encoding bifunctional glycosyltransferase family 2/GtrA family protein, coding for MKKTLVLIPALNPPKQLIDYVKSLLDNNLKDILLVDDGSKEEFKEIFETIEKFPDANIKVFRHAKNFGKGRALKNAFNYFLTLPNLDEYNGVVTADSDGQHRVEDVIKLAKEVEENPDTLILGCRDFDLEQVPPKSKFGNKITNGAFKLFYGKNISDTQTGLRGFPTAIIKDFLDIAGERFEYETKMLIFCFQKEIPIKEVVIETIYFDDNSETHFNPIIDSIKIYKVTLSPFLKYIASAVSSFILDILSFKWILALLLAFRNIEGAAVITIATVVARIISSTFNFYLNKKFVFKYEKNTKKSLLKYYSLCAVQMLISAFFVTLVWKHTKYPETSIKIVVDSILFLLSYFIQQRWVFKRK
- a CDS encoding UvrD-helicase domain-containing protein; translation: MSEIILSNEQISVARYPENGVIRVNGGPGSGKTLVAVKRAIFLAKDYKYAEKDDKILFLFYNKSLKKTIKNLFEAEKDYENVKDKIEFESIDSFFVREYLNKNNHEFFEYLKKANNDKNFVRTFMKERKERIEKILIAKKEELKKFSPEDAEFVLSEIDWLRNCCYMKKEEYLEITRYGRGNQKKLQKEEKEEIYRILNLYRGGKKDTLRYTDFYDIAFLFLFYFEKEENRNKVKKYNHVIVDEAQDLSKIHFRFINLICEISKTSGNTISLFMDKNQSIYPEQAWIFGNRTLKQVGININKSFTLNRAYRNVKEIFDVAKKLNPEIEVGDIPDTKNQNLTLTFSVDRGIKPFFIKYSDSEDRLNNLCKDIKTLVNEFNYKYDDISIISLKDQSIKDIKSSLQKEHISYVSKNEIGEGINITTYHSAKGTENKVIFIPNIDELNADELTDLYPDKTREEILDELKKLLYIGMTRATEVLIVSSLKIELSEYQKKLLEVFDFENDFINIDTDSNDFYSVFNKEINKNENIEKNHSKFFEIKEVVEEEKASDTAIQKEIENLKPDKNEKSIDNKEIENEIETKFPSAHKSTKIGLLKAEKLFLRADKNDDYFGSESFEYLKSLECEIRTYYATIQEKVLNESYSKSEKLYTILNKLKDYSEFKTPVHECYKHKVFNERNDLAHDYSDYTYNDLLETRELVKEKLLPKFIKAFKKFKTNKGIDEFIIIGKLETSYNKIDIKKKKYYTYYIKDEINNTEFPALSENRYEQNINYKLIVNKLMLKGNEYYRILEANNFRD
- a CDS encoding 3'-5' exonuclease → MSNFIFSNEQKSIFEYDKNDVIQVNGSPGSGKTLVAIKKAILLAEKYNKKVLFLYYNKSLGYEIRRLFGTFDEYSLLKNKIVIDHIDNYIKNCLTSPALREKLKEIKGRKNKYPKNKFDRESRMSLAIDEYKKHNKNSSFYRMDRDFLLSEIDWLRNCDFTKEEYLKNKRLERGSLKKIDLSQKQEVLDILGYYRKVENEVEYFQDYHDYMISALYYLRRKDLFLDEQNYFDHIIIDEAQDFSKLHLEFIKLISNIDNNTESSITFFMDINQTINIEKAWCLNNERNLEDANFEIKEENVLYLNRCYRNVEEIYSAAEKLLDNNCYKSNNISIDERGIKPLRLKSRTLEEEINNVITIIDILVNKYQYEYSDFTIISQFTTNLEEKLKNKFPITTKNENSNSINLTTFYSAKGIESKVVFILGLNDEYFPSKKIFPLKSNDEIIEEGKKLLFVAMTRATELLFLSSLYKESPIFSFFGEDDFINLDFENNNFDIIFGRELSTNENITTENESKRYDIIKEIKEIEQRLISELQSLRKETLSKFEDLKKGGNTKQEEVDTEKKDKEEPKIIENLINPEKIEKDIEDKFPRANKTTQNELVDAEINYINIDNQPILKKRNLKYCSVAYIIALEGELRDYYSKMCNAKIITDEFEDNVTLGRLLIKLQQNMVFKNLVDEFYKRGLLDLRNESLHVHVDKERFINFEKLKEVRKDIMDNFLRRFIQAFYTLKIQNKDNNDLKTSIINAKMLKKLGKVEITNKTKEYKGSYTCLLEDINGQEITAVTNRTYQFEKFYKFICEDCCIAGQNYKKIIDTQK
- a CDS encoding type II toxin-antitoxin system death-on-curing family toxin, with translation MIILSKEQILNLHSQLINKFGGIDGVRDDGLLESALNNAYGVYFGLENYPTVEEKAARLAYSLTKNHPFLDGNKRIGVLIMLVFLEINKIELTCNDDELTDLGLKIAASLKTYEEILEFINIHKRNI